In Cryptococcus depauperatus CBS 7841 chromosome 4, complete sequence, a single window of DNA contains:
- a CDS encoding serine-tRNA ligase: protein MIDLIHLQTDKGGNPDIVRESQKKRGASVDLVDEVIAIFNEHKNANYEKEKAQREVNVLQREIREIKKAQGDASELIAKKTELDKKIADMGVRVTELIKKRDQKAGQIGNIVDPQCYVSLDEVDNPVIGLWHPESNHKGNSELLTVNDKTENILSHHEVLARLEAYDTDRGVKVSGHRGFYLTNDGVDLNQALINYGLNFLRQRKFKKVQPPFMIKKDVMSATAQLEDFDEALYKVSGGTDDMYLIATSEQPISGLHMDENLDPKTLPYRYAGYSTCFRKEAGSHGRDTWGIFRVHQFEKVEQFIVCEPESSATMLDEMVANSREFYESLGIPYRVVGIVSGALNNAAAIKYDLEAWFPYQGEYKELVSCSNCTDFQSRSLNVRLGFKEKEKKTGFVHMLNGTLCATERALCCIVENYQTPEGLRIPKVLQPYMQGREFLPYTAALPKNSTSQKAVSGKK, encoded by the exons ATGATTGATCTCATTCACC TCCAAACTGACAAGGGTGGTAACCCAGATATTGTCCGCGAGTCTCAAAAGAAGCGCGGCGCCAGCGTTGATCTCGTTGACGAGGTTATCGCTATATTTAACGAACATAAGAATG CCAACtatgaaaaagaaaaggcacAACGCGAAGTGAATGTTCTTCAGAGAGAGATTAGAGAGATCAAAAAGGCTCAAGGAGATGCTTCGGAACTTATTGCAAAGAAAACTGAGTTGGACAAAAAGATTGCGGACATGGGTGTTCGTGTCACAGAGCTCATCAAAAAGAGAGACCAGAAGGCTGGACAAATTGGCAACATTGTTGATCCCCAGTGTTATGTCTCTTTAGACGAG GTGGATAATCCAGTCATTGGCCTTTGGCACCCTGAGTCGAACCACAAAGGCAACTCTGAGCTTCTTACCGTCAATGACAAAACAGAAAATATTCTTTCGCATCATGAGGTACTCGCTCGTCTAGAAGCTTATGACACTGATCGCGGCGTTAAAGTATCTGGTCACAGAGGATTTTACCTTACCAATGATGGTGTTGATCTAAACCAAGCCTTGATCAACTATGGTCTCAACTTTTTACGTCAACggaaattcaaaaaggttCAGCCTCCGTTTAtgatcaagaaagatgtcATGAGTGCCACTGCTCAATTGGAGGATTTTGACGAGGCGCTTTATAAAGTGTCCGGTGGCACTGATGATATGTACTTGATTGCGACCAGCGAGCAACCTATCTCTGGATTACATATGGACGAAAATCTTGACCCAAAGACTTTACCCTATAG GTATGCAGGCTACTCTACATGCTTCAGGAAGGAGGCTGGTTCCCATGGCAGAGATACCTGGGGTATTTTTAGGGTCCACCAGTTTGAGAAGGTTGAACAA TTTATTGTTTGTGAACCCGAAAGCTCTGCCACTATGCTTGATGAAATGGTTGCCAACTCGAGAGAGTTTTATGAATCTCTTGGTATTCCTTATCGTGTTGTCGGCATTGTTTCTGGTGCACTCAACAACGCTGCCGCTATCAAATACGACTTAGAAGCTTGGTTCCCGTATCAAGGAGAGTACAAAGAGCTGGTGTCATGCTCCAACTGTACTGATTTCC AGTCGAGATCTTTGAACGTGAGACTTGGattcaaagagaaagaaaagaagactGGGTTTGTTCATATGCTCAATGGCACCCTCTGTGCTACCGAAAGGGCTTTGTGTTGTATCGTGGAGAATTACCAGACCCCCGAG GGACTTCGTATTCCCAAGGTTCTTCAACCTTATATGCAGGGTCGCGAGTTCTTGCCTTACACGGCGGCGTTGCCAAAAAATTCTACATCTCAGAAGGCTGTATCAGGAAAGAAATAG